Below is a genomic region from Spartinivicinus marinus.
ATGGGTAATCATTGGGGTCAGGTCCAGCCCAGACTGGATTAAACTGGCCATTTTATACCAGGTTTCAAACATTTCCCGACCGTAAATGCCTTTGATATCAAGCCCTTTAAAAATAACCTCACTCCAATCAATAGCCATTTCCCCAGGTGGAATCCCCAACATAGCGATCTTGCCACCATGATTCATGTTTTTCAGCATGGACTTAAAGGCAACCGGCACACCTGACATTTCCAAACCCACATCAAAGCCTTCTTCCATTTTCAGCTGCGTCATTACATCTTCCAGCTGCTCTTTAGCTACATTAACAGTACGAGTAGCTCCCATTTGTTTAGCTAAGTCCAGTCTATAGTCATTAATGTCCGTGATTACCACATGCCGAGCACCAACATGCTTGGCAACTGCTGCAGCCATGATACCAATAGGTCCTGCACCAGTAATCAGTACATCCTCTCCCACCAAGTCAAAAGCAAGCGCCGTATGCACTGCATTACCAAACGGATCAAAAATAGCTGCTAATTCATCGCTAATTTCATCTGGTAGCTTGAAA
It encodes:
- the tdh gene encoding L-threonine 3-dehydrogenase codes for the protein MKALAKLKREEGIWMTDVPQPEVGHNDLLIKVKKTAICGTDIHIYNWDEWSQKTIPVPMVTGHEYAGEVVGIGEEVAGFEIGDRVSGEGHITCGHCRNCRAGRRHLCRNTVGVGVNRDGAFAEYLVIPAFNAFKLPDEISDELAAIFDPFGNAVHTALAFDLVGEDVLITGAGPIGIMAAAVAKHVGARHVVITDINDYRLDLAKQMGATRTVNVAKEQLEDVMTQLKMEEGFDVGLEMSGVPVAFKSMLKNMNHGGKIAMLGIPPGEMAIDWSEVIFKGLDIKGIYGREMFETWYKMASLIQSGLDLTPMITHRFYVDDFQQGFDIMRSGQSGKVVLSWD